The following proteins are encoded in a genomic region of Nicotiana sylvestris chromosome 4, ASM39365v2, whole genome shotgun sequence:
- the LOC104240112 gene encoding probable peroxygenase 5, which produces MMENNHGLTHLEKHVMFFDINNDGIIYPSGTFQAFRKMGRGIFRSMFAAVLIHITLSHKTRPGKCPSLFFPIVVKNIKYAIHGSDSGAYDSEGRFVPEKFEEIFKQHANQNAESLTHNEVKELLKAKREPKDYFGWANASVDWNSLYDLGKNKDGILTKETVRAVYDGSLFEQKAREHASKK; this is translated from the exons ATGATGGAAAATAATCATGGTCTAACTCATTTGGAAAAGCATGTCATGTTCTTTGATATAAATAATGATGGAATAATTTATCCTTCAGGAACCTTCCAAG CTTTTAGAAAGATGGGGCGTGGTATTTTCCGATCTATGTTTGCTGCAGTCCTCATTCATATTACTCTCAGTCACAAGACCCGACCG GGAAAATGCCCGTCTCTGTTCTTCCCCATTGTGGTAAAAAATATCAAATATGCCATACATGGCAGTGATTCTGGTGCCTATGACTCTGAAGGGAG GTTTGTGCCAGAGAAATTTGAGGAGATCTTTAAGCAGCATGCAAATCAAAATGCAGAATCCTTAACACACAACGAAGTGAAAGAACTTCTCAAGGCTAAAAGAGAACCAAAGGACTACTTCGGATG GGCAAATGCTTCTGTAGATTGGAATTCTTTATATGATTTAGGCAAAAATAAGGATGGCATACTGACGAAAGAAACCGTAAGAGCTGTCTATGATGGAAGCCTTTTCGAGCAAAAAGCAAGAGAGCATGCTTCAAAGAAGTGA